One Elaeis guineensis isolate ETL-2024a chromosome 10, EG11, whole genome shotgun sequence genomic window carries:
- the LOC105053002 gene encoding nucleoside diphosphate kinase 2, chloroplastic isoform X1, giving the protein MDTLAVLGRSPCALSSKTLQSRSHGVSSFPGGAQTLCFLSHRHLAALPPSPFLSLSSGPARAKAGDGRTVTGIFLPHLVAAMKEVEETYIMVKPDGVQRGLVGEIISRFEKKGFLLKGLKLFQCPKELAEEHYKDLKDKSFFPKLIDYITSGPVVCMAWEGVGVVASARKLIGSTNPLQAEPGTIRGMLFMEVIALRMASVKLPYGSMKVNFVHGYPFKHVGLESNVLSIASRSNLWG; this is encoded by the exons ATGGATACTCTTGCTGTTCTCGGGAGGAGCCCCTGCGCTCTATCATCCAAAACCCTTCAATCTCGGAGCCACGGAGTCTCTTCGTTCCCCGGCGGCGCGCAAACCCTCTGCTTCCTCTCCCACCGCCACCTCGCTGCGCTCCCGCCGTCGccgttcctctccctctcttccggCCCCGCCCGCGCCAAAGCGGGCGACGGGAGGACCGTAACTGGCATCTTTCTTCCCCACCTCGTCGCCGCCATG AAGGAGGTCGAGGAGACTTATATCATGGTAAAACCCGACGGTGTTCAACGTGGCCTG GTTGGAGAGATTATTTCTCGGTTCGAGAAGAAGGGATTTTTGCTGAAAGGCTTAAAGCTTTTCCAGTGCCCCAAGGAGTTAGCTGAG GAGCATTACAAGGATCTGAAGGACAAGTCTTTCTTTCCCAAGCTGATAGATTACATCACTTCTGGCCCTGTTGTTTGTATG GCTTGGGAGGGTGTTGGTGTTGTTGCATCAGCTCGTAAGCTTATAGGATCAACAAATCCTCTTCAAGCTGAACCAGGCACCATACGAG GAATGTTGTTCATGGAAGTGATAGCCCTGAGAATGGCAAGCGTGAAATTG CCCTATGGTTCAATGAAGGTGAACTTTGTTCATGGGTACCCGTTCAAGCACGTTGGCTTAGAGAGTAATGTTCTATCTATTGCTTCAAGAAGCAATTTGTGGGGCTGA
- the LOC105053002 gene encoding nucleoside diphosphate kinase 2, chloroplastic isoform X2 codes for MDTLAVLGRSPCALSSKTLQSRSHGVSSFPGGAQTLCFLSHRHLAALPPSPFLSLSSGPARAKAGDGRTVTGIFLPHLVAAMKEVEETYIMVKPDGVQRGLVGEIISRFEKKGFLLKGLKLFQCPKELAEEHYKDLKDKSFFPKLIDYITSGPVVCMAWEGVGVVASARKLIGSTNPLQAEPGTIRGDLAVQTGRNVVHGSDSPENGKREIALWFNEGELCSWVPVQARWLRE; via the exons ATGGATACTCTTGCTGTTCTCGGGAGGAGCCCCTGCGCTCTATCATCCAAAACCCTTCAATCTCGGAGCCACGGAGTCTCTTCGTTCCCCGGCGGCGCGCAAACCCTCTGCTTCCTCTCCCACCGCCACCTCGCTGCGCTCCCGCCGTCGccgttcctctccctctcttccggCCCCGCCCGCGCCAAAGCGGGCGACGGGAGGACCGTAACTGGCATCTTTCTTCCCCACCTCGTCGCCGCCATG AAGGAGGTCGAGGAGACTTATATCATGGTAAAACCCGACGGTGTTCAACGTGGCCTG GTTGGAGAGATTATTTCTCGGTTCGAGAAGAAGGGATTTTTGCTGAAAGGCTTAAAGCTTTTCCAGTGCCCCAAGGAGTTAGCTGAG GAGCATTACAAGGATCTGAAGGACAAGTCTTTCTTTCCCAAGCTGATAGATTACATCACTTCTGGCCCTGTTGTTTGTATG GCTTGGGAGGGTGTTGGTGTTGTTGCATCAGCTCGTAAGCTTATAGGATCAACAAATCCTCTTCAAGCTGAACCAGGCACCATACGAGGTGATTTGGCAGTTCAAACCGGAAG GAATGTTGTTCATGGAAGTGATAGCCCTGAGAATGGCAAGCGTGAAATTG CCCTATGGTTCAATGAAGGTGAACTTTGTTCATGGGTACCCGTTCAAGCACGTTGGCTTAGAGAGTAA